The Tenrec ecaudatus isolate mTenEca1 chromosome 11, mTenEca1.hap1, whole genome shotgun sequence region GACCATCGGGTCCACAAACAGTTACTAGCTTGCCTTTAAGGCAAGTTTACTGAACTTTAAGTTGTTATCAACATAATGAATCACACTATTCACTAACTTTGAAATGTTCTCTACCTACAGCCAGTGAGGTAATTTCTTTAGGAGACTCTAACTCCAgatcagtatttttttttaaaaaagtaatattCTCAATAGAAATCTGAGAATAATTCTGAGAAAATGTAGCTGATTAGGCCCTATTACATGCATCAGTAAAATAAACATTACCTTTTTATCTTCAATATGCTCAAGATCTGCAGTGTTAAGACCATTTTTGTGATGATAGCTTAAGACTCTGAACCGCAAAATTCCAATCGTATCTACAACTGGGTTTCCATCTGGTACAATTCTATGTTCCTTAATCTCCAGCAAGCTGCCACATGCTCCAACCCTGGAAGGGCAATCAAATGCTTACGGCTTTTAAAATCCATTGAGGGCTTCATCCCCACTCCACCCCGGATTTGAGTGGGAGGTGTGTGGCATCAAATGCTCCCAAAAGGGCACCTTATGGTAAATCTTTGTACATTGTGATGGGTTTTTATGTTCATTTGTACAGTGTGGtgactgtggtggtggtggtgacatgaggcacacaaaacacacagcaaATGCTGCATACATTAAGCTTATATTCACTCACATACCCATAGTGCATTTCAAACTGGCCAAGTTTGAATAAGATCAGCTGGTTTGATCAACAGTATTTTTCTGCTCCAATACTGAACTATAGTTTTACTGGGTGAAGGGTCTGCGCAATCGCTATCATTTCTTAAAGTCATCTCAAAATAACAACTTAGAAACAAACCTCACTATGATCAGGGATTGTGTCATCAGGTCATGCACTAATGAGTGTGATTTACTGGATGTGTACAATATAAAGGGAATGCTGAGGATATATCTATTAGGTAAATAGGTGCCCCGGGAcatggaaccctgaaagaaaagaggCTTGGGGGCTGGTGGATTATATCAGGCATGCTTGccatttaacagagagatactcATCTACCCTGGGTCAGGATATTAGTTAGACTTGGTCCTATTTGTATGGCCCTTcactctcttctttctttggTGTCTATCCATTCAAGACAGGCAAGATAagaaatcccaaggagacagcgaCAAGACTGGTGGTTCTGGGGATAGGGGGGCATGGGTGGGATTCGGGGGGGGAGGAGTGGTGAGCCATTTgtaacagggacaggggaatggcAAGGTTTCTAAAATAGGAGATTGTAGCACTTCTGGTCGTGTTTGATCAATCACAATGTATTTGAGAGAAACTACTAAGAGGTGAATGATGGCTAaagatgatagtgggggcagaaggaaagaaaaatgaaaagtagtaaagaagaaaaacatttaTAGGTGTAATATATAGTGTGTAATAATTATACAATCTggcataagatatgacaatatatatgtataacaaTAATAAGGgtttgggagagggaagggataaaggggagcaggTATCAAGGAGGTTGAGAATGTTTGAAAcggaatactgcttgatgtgactgaactttgGAATGTATTATCTGTAAGGGGTCCCAAtataaagatttaaaataaagaaaaggagatTATAATTAATTTACCGACCATGGGTTGTTGGGCTCCTGTTAAGAGTCACTGATATCCTAGGAAAATTTAACCAAAgggcacaaaaacaaaacctgaGAATGTTCAAAACGGATTCTACAGCAACAATAGCAAATTTGAAACAAACACGGGGCTTATTTGAGTGGGATGCCTGTGCGGCTGAAATGTGCCAATGGGTACAGGGCTTCTTTTGTCCCTAGtcctcttcttccctccctgGGTCTCTTCCCTAGGATGAGTGTTGTCCATGAAGACTAGCGACCCCCAAGTAGCGACTGGGGTTTTCAAAGCACGTGAACAGGCATCTACATTACAACTATTGGTCTTTACCCAGAGCTGGAGGCATGAAGAGCTATGAAAACAAAGGTACCCAGAGCCAACTAGTCCAATGGACTATCAGGGCACCCACATAGCATGACCTAGCTTCCactctaccaactgctctgaaaggagtTGCAAAACGAGAGTAGGAAAAAAAGGTGGCACAAAACAACGTTCTCACACAGAATAGGTTTGGTGGGTCAGAGAGAAAGTCGGCCTTCAAgagctccctcccttccctcgtCTGGACTGTGAACTCTGTCAAATGCCACGACTTTTTTATAAGGCTATTATTTTCAGGCTGTGGAAACGAAACCTTAGCAAAGCAATATTCCAAACTGGAAAGTCTGGCAAGAGTTCATCTGTACATAGCTGGGCTATGGGAAAGCTGCAAGCAGAGAGCAGTGTGAACACGAGCTGTACTCAGGAAAGGGCCACACCTAGCAGCGGCCTCACAACCGTGTTTGAACGGAAGCTGTGGGGGGAACGAGtctaacaatgtagctgaggttAGAGTGTGAACAGCCTGCGATGTCTTCCCTGGGGTGTAATGGGAACCACTGGACATTTTCAAGTGCTTCCTCAGTTGTTCATGCAAAAGAACAAATTTTGCGTCTAATTCGGACCTCTGGACTATTGGCCATTCTTACCCTGGATTTTCAAAAGGCGAACACATGGCAAACCGAGTGGCACCAACTTCCTGGCATTTTGTTATCAGAACATGATACTGAAACTCGCTGACGTAGATCGGACAAATGATGGAAGGGAAGGCAATGGTCTCCAGGAAAATGGGAATATTTCTGGTCACACTGCAAAGTAAGGAAAACTGTGAGCCTAGGTACCCAGTCTCCAACAGACACACCGAATCACTCACTCAACTTTGTAGGAGAACAAAAGCCACCCCCCTTCAGTTCTCTTACCAACAAAATAAATCAAACCCTCGGGACAGAGTGAGTCGAAGCCAGGACAGGTCTAGCAGGTCATCTGGAATCTCCCACCAAGCCCGTCTCTTAGTTAACATGGTGAGTCAGAAACATGCCTTCCTATGTGACTAGACCTAGAACCCACAGAACATATACAGAGAACGTCTATATTTAAACTGTACTTAAAGGGACATGCAAGTTGTCTAAAGTAACGAGCAGAACAGGAAAGCTGTAAGGTCTTCGTCGTTAAAGGCTATCATAACATCCAACTATTAACGTTAAATGAGAAAAGTACTTTCATTCATTCTGACCTTTTGATGCAGGTTAAGAGGTCAGCTGAACTGTTAACCTGTTGTTTTAAATTGACTAGTTGTTCCACAGAGGCAAAAAATGAGGCAataccgcccccgcccccccctttaaggatgtgcagcctcagaagcccctgCAGTATAGGActgagatgagtcagaattgatttaatgACATTGGGGATTGGATGCACTACTGCTTTCTTCCCTACAGTCGTAAATGCTCCAGGGttttctcccctccaccccacccccacccccacaagaaAACAATTCCCTCTCACTTATCTGAGAGAACTGGTGACACAGTCATCTGACATGTTGGTTGCTAAATATAAGTCAGTTAGAACCCACCTGCTGCTttacgggagaaagatgatgctttctgcacCTGTAAGCGTTTAGTATTTCAGAAACCCTACCATGAGGTTCCTACAAGTTGAAATTACGGTTGGTTTGGGCGATTATCTAAATCCAGAAAGCAACGACATAATTCAGTTGAAACGCTTCAACTCCTTGTGATTAAATTTCCATAAATTATTTGCACTTAATTTCTTGCCACTTAAGAGATTTCCAACCATCTCTGCCAAGGCAGACTTCCAAAACAGACTGTGATGTTATCAAGGTTTCCTACTTCAAGCAGAACTCAATCAAGTACACAGAGCATGAGCACTAACTTCGGCAGTGCCGCCAATTCTTCCTCATGAATTCTCTTCCTGTCGGACAAGGCATCTGGCAGGTAACGACGCAGCAACTCCTCAGTCAGTCTTGTTGTAATGAACTTTCTGTTTTCCAACAGCTACAACAAAAGAAACGGTTAAATGTTGTCAGCGGCCAGCCACACCATGTGGAAATTGATTCTAAAGGGAAAAGCCTCTCTTCCCTGTCAGGGAAGTCCAACAAGGaggctgagagagggaggggggggggggttggggtgtGAATCCCTCAAAGACAGAAAGGGAGGGAAATGAGCACACAGAGGGGAACAGAGAACCTTTACTATGAGATGAGGAGAGGAGGTGCTCACTGGACTCTACTTccttaatggcagtgaggggaAAAGAAGTGAATGAAGTAGGACTTAATAGGCGACAAGAGAAAGGTGAACTCGTTATCATGGAGAGTGAAATACTTGGTTATGAGAAAAAAGCAATAAAGATGACTACTAGTGTTTGGGCTCTAAGATTTTAAGAGATGCTGTAGTTTACGCTTTCAGCTCCCTAATTTTATCTAATTTACACTTTATAATTTAAGTCCCCTAATTTTATGGTTTGACGAGGTTTGTAGCATTACTCACAGGCCACATCAAGATGCAACAGTGATTCTTCCAAACACTGAGAAAAGGGGCCCAAAGGGACCGTGGAATTCAAGTTGTATGTGAAGGGAAGGCAGGTGGAGTCTAAATAAATGCTAAGAACAAAGAGTTGAAGGGTTATGATGTGTTCAAAGAGCTATTCCCAAGGAACCATTATAAATGCTTCCTATAAATTGGGTTCGTCCTTATAACAGCATTACAGTTCAGCCAGCCCTCCATAACCACAGTTCTACATCAAAGGATACAACTGCAACTGGAAAGTATtccggagggtgggggtgggtgttaaGAAAACCAAGACCAGTGATTCCCCCAAAGGCTTTTGAAGGAGCAGGAGCATGAAGTGCAGTTCATGTTGTATTACATACTAGAAGCACTCTAGGGGCCGGGAAACACTACAGCACCCTTAGTATGTGCCACCGGTCTTTCTTCCATCATCTCTATCCAGGTGGTGCCACCCATTCCTGCTGTTCATTGTCTCCTAGGACCAGTTAGTTTATTCTGCTGGATGGAAAAAAAAGGCCCATCTAATGAGTGGAGAAAGGGAAGTTTCTGTAACAAGAGGGCAGTAGGAGAAACCAAGGGCCAAAGCCAAGGGCATGAACTGAGCATCGGAAGAGGAGCACCTTCCTGTTTCACAGAATGTACTTACATCAGCAAGTGGCTCTCTGCACAGTGGGCAACATGGAACCTCATCAAAGTAGCAGAGAAGGCACCTCAGGCAAACTGTGTGTCCGCAGGATGTAACAATGGGGTCAAAGAGCAACCTGAGTGGTGAAGTCAAGTGTTTTTAGTGAGAAAGGTCCAGAGACTTTAAATAATTGTCTATTTATTTAATAAGGATTCCTTCTGCAATTCCCATACTCTATGAGAACTTATTCACACCCACttctatttttataatttctcttGACAAGGTTTGACAAAAGAAATCATTCATTATGGAGGTACCGATAATTTCTCTGGTAAAAAAagatccctaggtttagggatagaACCCTATGCCACCCTACCTCATGCAATGTGGACAGGTAAGGTCAGTTACATCTACTGAAAAGCAATCCCCGATTTCCGAGTCCATGATGGTTTCAGCTAAGGACTCTCCATCTGGAAAATGTTTAAATGTTGAAATTAACACTTGAACACCTGAGGAAGAGCATGCAATAAACATTATTTCCTTTGGACAAACTGCTTTAATGGTGCAGCTTGTGCTGGCAATGAAAGTATTTTCTAAGAATTTGAATGTCTCTATTTTTGACTGTGAAGGTATTGCAGAGCTCCATCTGCAATGTTCTGTCATGTCCCAGCTGATATGCTCACTTCATTCCTAATGAGCATCTCAAAGGACCCAATGATTTCACTGCTGAGGGCCTGTTGGATCTGAAATGTAACCTTTAACAATTATGATTTCATGGTGCCTTTTGAGAAGTTGAATAGTTTAAAAGCTATAAAggataataaaaatatttgcaCATCTTCCATAACGTGACAGTCACTCACAAAACATCCTCACATCTTAATAGGGTCTCTAAGAGTTGAAACTGATGCTATGGCAGTTATTTTGGTTCATACTTATAAAAAGTGTATAAAATATTGTACTGATCAATTCATTCCTGTGGTCATGtacagcattttaaaaaacaaataacatGGTTTATATAACTATCTACACAATATGAAAAATTGTAAttcataaaaaaatttttttaaaggttgaTTGATGCCTCTTCTTCTGTTCCCCAATTTTTCTCATCATTTAACATCCCATCTCCCATTCCACTTTCAGGACCTGAGGTTTTGCATGCTATAAAAATGACCAATAGGTCCTTGTGATGTAATGGTTCCCTGTCAGGCTCATAACCGCAAAgtcggcaattcaaaaccaccagc contains the following coding sequences:
- the LONRF2 gene encoding LON peptidase N-terminal domain and RING finger protein 2; translation: MRLLFDPIVTSCGHTVCLRCLLCYFDEVPCCPLCREPLADLLENRKFITTRLTEELLRRYLPDALSDRKRIHEEELAALPNVTRNIPIFLETIAFPSIICPIYVSEFQYHVLITKCQEVGATRFAMCSPFENPGVGACGSLLEIKEHRIVPDGNPVVDTIGILRFRVLSYHHKNGLNTADLEHIEDKKA